The following proteins are co-located in the Polymorphospora rubra genome:
- a CDS encoding PaaX family transcriptional regulator: MQARSALFDLYGDHLRPRGGRAPVAALVKLLAPLGIAPPAVRTAVSRMVRQGWLHPLRLSAGPGYLLTPKAARRLDEAAARIYRTTKIGWDGRFDLITLELPTNRRDRLRLDANLTYLGYGMLTEGTWVATRPGEDIDAVLTESGVRFERFTATHAAGTTGAMAVVRQAWDLGEIGEAYEGFIAEQRPLLAAITVRSDDEEAYAARFRLVHAWRTFLFRDPQLPPALLPERWPGTTAAAFFDRHAARLRPAADRYVDQCLDACTRPNRQKGI; this comes from the coding sequence ATGCAGGCACGGTCGGCGCTCTTCGACCTCTACGGCGACCACCTCCGCCCGAGAGGTGGTCGCGCACCGGTCGCCGCGCTGGTCAAGCTACTCGCACCGCTCGGGATCGCGCCGCCGGCGGTACGCACCGCAGTCTCCCGTATGGTGCGCCAGGGGTGGCTTCATCCGCTCAGACTTTCCGCCGGACCCGGCTACCTGCTCACCCCCAAAGCCGCCCGCCGTTTGGACGAGGCGGCCGCCCGGATCTACCGGACCACCAAGATCGGATGGGACGGCCGGTTCGATCTGATCACTCTCGAACTGCCCACCAACCGCCGTGACCGGCTCCGGCTCGACGCCAACCTCACCTACCTCGGCTACGGCATGCTCACCGAGGGCACCTGGGTGGCCACCCGGCCCGGCGAGGACATCGACGCCGTGCTGACCGAGTCCGGCGTACGGTTCGAGCGCTTCACCGCCACCCACGCCGCCGGCACCACGGGCGCGATGGCCGTCGTCCGTCAGGCGTGGGACCTCGGCGAGATCGGCGAGGCGTACGAGGGCTTCATCGCCGAGCAGCGTCCCCTTCTCGCCGCGATCACCGTACGCAGCGACGACGAGGAGGCGTACGCCGCCCGGTTCCGGCTCGTGCACGCCTGGCGTACCTTCCTGTTCCGGGACCCGCAGCTTCCTCCGGCGCTGCTGCCCGAACGGTGGCCCGGCACCACCGCCGCGGCGTTCTTCGACCGGCACGCCGCCCGACTGCGGCCGGCCGCCGACCGCTACGTCGACCAGTGCCTCGACGCCTGCACCCGGCCGAACCGACAGAAGGGCATCTGA
- a CDS encoding O-methyltransferase translates to MAEDIVLRTARSLAQEVGLDAVTPGTGALLRLLAAAGNARAVVEIGTGTGVSGVWLLRGMRADGVLTTIDVENEHQRIARRIFVEAGFVAGRTRIITGRALDVLPRLADGVYDMVFVDADTAEYTPCVDAALRLLRPGGVLAVHGALAGGRIADPAARDLETVAVREVVKAVRESEEWIPALLPAGAGLLTAVKR, encoded by the coding sequence GCCCGTAGCCTGGCGCAGGAGGTCGGCCTGGACGCCGTGACACCGGGCACCGGCGCGCTGCTGCGCCTGCTGGCGGCGGCCGGCAACGCCCGGGCGGTGGTCGAGATCGGCACCGGTACGGGGGTCAGCGGGGTCTGGCTGCTGCGCGGCATGCGCGCCGACGGGGTGCTCACCACCATCGACGTGGAAAACGAGCACCAACGGATCGCCCGCCGGATTTTTGTGGAGGCCGGTTTCGTGGCCGGCCGTACCCGGATCATCACCGGGCGGGCGCTCGACGTGCTGCCACGGCTGGCCGACGGGGTCTACGACATGGTCTTCGTCGACGCCGACACGGCCGAGTACACCCCGTGCGTGGACGCGGCGTTGCGGTTGCTGCGCCCGGGCGGGGTGCTGGCGGTGCACGGTGCGCTGGCCGGCGGTCGGATCGCCGACCCGGCGGCCCGCGACCTGGAGACGGTGGCGGTACGCGAGGTGGTCAAGGCCGTACGGGAGTCCGAGGAGTGGATTCCGGCGCTGCTCCCGGCGGGTGCCGGCCTGCTGACCGCGGTGAAGCGCTAG
- a CDS encoding leucyl aminopeptidase, protein MLAIRLAVDPDLSGVVALPVGAADDDGRAALLAPLPGLPDDVLAEAAALLGQVEHSGAPGVVHQLPRPLRTPYRLLLVGVGDGGESGWRAAGAAIARSAASETYVTTLIPVDASVAVLRGLAEGVWLGSYRFRTADAPAGDGDPLAEVVVAVADADRFRPTLDAARIVTEATRLARDLTNTPSSVKNPAWFADQVTAAAAGTGLGITVREPDQLAAEGFGGILAVGGGSANGARLVEIEWRPAEATRHVVLVGKGITFDTGGVSIKPREAMKLMRKDMGGAAAVVATAIAAARLELPVRVTVLAPLAENMVSGSAFRPGDVISHYGGTTSETTNSDAEGRLVLADAIAYAVDRLAPDLIIDLATLTGANAVALGKRTAALYSDSDELAESVVDAAAEAGEFAWRMPLVSDYVEYLGSEIADYFSAPERGAGSVTAALYLREFTGDLRDRWVHIDMSAPSWVDSDDRELSKGATGWGVRTLLRWLSRP, encoded by the coding sequence GTGCTCGCCATCCGACTCGCGGTGGATCCCGACCTGTCCGGTGTGGTCGCGCTGCCCGTGGGGGCCGCGGACGACGACGGCCGGGCGGCGCTTCTCGCGCCGTTGCCGGGCCTGCCCGACGACGTGCTGGCGGAGGCCGCCGCGCTGCTCGGCCAGGTCGAGCACAGCGGTGCGCCGGGAGTGGTGCACCAACTGCCCCGGCCGCTGCGTACGCCGTACCGGCTGCTGCTGGTCGGCGTCGGGGACGGCGGCGAGAGCGGATGGCGGGCCGCCGGTGCGGCGATCGCTCGATCCGCAGCAAGTGAGACATACGTCACGACTCTCATTCCCGTCGATGCCTCGGTGGCCGTGCTGCGCGGCCTCGCCGAAGGCGTCTGGCTCGGGTCCTACCGGTTCCGGACGGCGGACGCGCCGGCGGGCGACGGGGACCCGCTGGCCGAGGTCGTCGTGGCCGTCGCCGACGCCGACCGCTTCCGGCCGACGCTCGATGCCGCACGAATCGTCACCGAGGCCACCCGCCTCGCCCGCGACCTCACCAACACACCCTCGTCCGTGAAGAACCCGGCCTGGTTCGCCGACCAGGTGACCGCGGCCGCCGCCGGCACCGGGCTCGGCATCACGGTCCGCGAACCGGACCAGCTCGCGGCCGAGGGCTTCGGCGGAATCCTCGCCGTCGGTGGCGGGTCCGCGAACGGTGCCCGGCTGGTCGAGATCGAGTGGCGGCCGGCCGAGGCGACCCGGCACGTCGTACTCGTCGGCAAGGGCATCACCTTCGACACCGGCGGCGTATCGATCAAGCCCCGCGAAGCCATGAAGCTGATGCGCAAGGACATGGGCGGGGCGGCCGCCGTCGTCGCCACGGCCATCGCCGCGGCCCGGCTCGAACTGCCCGTACGGGTCACCGTGCTCGCCCCGCTCGCCGAGAACATGGTCAGCGGATCGGCGTTCCGCCCCGGCGACGTCATCTCGCACTACGGCGGGACGACCAGCGAAACCACCAACTCCGACGCCGAAGGCCGGCTGGTCCTGGCCGACGCGATCGCGTACGCCGTCGACCGGCTCGCCCCCGATCTGATCATCGACCTCGCCACGCTGACCGGCGCCAACGCGGTCGCGCTCGGCAAGCGGACCGCCGCGCTCTACAGCGACAGCGACGAACTCGCCGAGTCGGTGGTCGACGCCGCCGCCGAAGCCGGCGAGTTCGCCTGGCGGATGCCGCTGGTCAGCGACTACGTCGAATACCTCGGCAGCGAGATCGCCGACTACTTCAGCGCGCCCGAACGGGGCGCCGGGTCGGTCACCGCCGCGCTCTACCTGCGCGAGTTCACCGGTGACCTGCGCGACCGCTGGGTGCACATCGACATGTCCGCCCCGTCGTGGGTCGACAGCGACGACCGCGAGCTGAGCAAGGGCGCCACCGGGTGGGGCGTGCGTACGCTGCTCCGCTGGCTGTCCCGGCCCTAG
- a CDS encoding DUF3117 domain-containing protein — MAAMKPRTGDGPLEVTKEGRGIVMRVPLEGGGRLVVEMTPDEANALGDALKAAAG, encoded by the coding sequence ATGGCGGCGATGAAGCCGCGGACCGGAGACGGTCCGCTGGAGGTCACCAAGGAGGGCCGGGGCATCGTCATGCGTGTTCCGCTCGAGGGTGGTGGCCGGCTCGTCGTTGAGATGACGCCCGACGAGGCCAATGCGCTCGGTGATGCGCTGAAGGCTGCCGCCGGCTGA